CATAATAATAATCTGACATCAAAAGAAAGTCAGGATATATCTTTACCAGAGCTTTAAATGCATCATGTGAGTCCATCATAATTTACGACTATTCAACACGTAATCGCCCCAGCCCTTCTGTAGTCCAACGCCTTCGTCATTCCATACGCCTTCAAGTTGGGAAAACAGGCATCAGAACGTTGCCGTGGCTGCTCAGCACGCAGTGGTTCGCTTGTACGCTGAACAGCCATCGTACACGTTCGGATGGCCCAACGTCTGTGATTAGCGGGCCCCTGTGTGCCCAGTTTCAACCCGAGCACCCTCCTCATGACCACCCGCCGTTACTGTGAAGTGTCCACTGCCTCCAGAAAGAACGCGATGTCCGTCTCGTACGCCTCGGGATTCGGCGTATCCGGAACGCTTTTCACGTAGAACTCCGCAGTCACCCCTGTGAGCCTGAGGTCACGCCGCACCGCCTCGTCCACCACCACGGCGTATGCAGTCCCCGTCTTGTCGTAGGCCCCCACGAATCGCCCGATGAACGCCATGCCCCCCTCGAACGTCCTCACCTCAATGCGGCCGTCGCCTTCGACGTCCCCCACCACTGGCACACATACCTCTACGAGGCTTCCCTCACCCGTGTCGTGGTTGTCGTGTACGAAGAAGCTCGGGCGTTGCATCTGGTAGCCTCGGGCCTTCGCGTACATCGTCACTTCCTGCAGGGCGTCGGGGATCACCTCGTAGTGTGGGGGTTGGAGACGCGTGCGGATGCTGAGTGTCTGTCGGGCGGGCAGATGTTCGGTGCGGTACTTCATAGGTTCCTCCGTGAGGTATGTACGCAATGTCAGCAGCGAGGACTGACGGTCCTCAATCTCCGCACGCAACCGTTTCTCGTGCCGGACAAGCACCTCCGCTTGCCGGTCGGGCTGGTCGAGCAGCATTCGGATCTCATCCAGCGGCAGGCCCAGTTCGCGCCACCGGCGGATCCGGACGGCCCGGTCGATCTGCGCGACACTGTAAGAGCGGTAACTGGTGAGGTCGTCGACTTCTGCCGGACACAGCAGATCGATCTCGTCGTAGTACCGCAACGTCTTTGGAGACAGACCGGTCAGGACGGCAAACCGGGAGATGAACAGGCGACCTCGCATACGTCAACACGGTAAGCGTTCCAGCTGCGGGAAGGTCAAGCCCTGGGCAGGCACTCGACGGACAGCAGACGGGCTGAAGTTCGAAGTCGGGTGAAAAGTGCAGACTGGTTGTGCCTAAGGAGCTCCTTGTAGAGATTGAGCGTATGTGGTTCGCGTCGTCGCGCGACTGTGGGGATAACAGACCCAAGCACTGCCCGTGTGTGAAGAGCGCTCTTGAGTGATGCAGGATGAGGGCGCTGCTCCCATACGGAGAACATTTACTTTAGAGCGTTCCGTACGGCGAACCAGACCAGTAACCGCAAGCGATCCTCTTGTGGCAGTTGTTCTTGAATGCGCTCCAAACGAATCAAAGCCCGTTTCAGTCGCCGCTGTGTCATCAACAGGTCACGATCACGATTCACCCACCCCACTTGTGCGACGTGCACTGCCTCTTCAGGCCTCCAGGTGAGTCCATGAAAAAAGTGTTTCACCAGGATTGTGGCGTCGAGCACGGCATGTCCATCCTGATGACCGAATTCGTGAATGGCCCATGTCCGCATATTCAGGGCGTTCTCTTCGCACCACGGTTCAGTTGTACAGACGCGAATTCCACGATCTGCCCATGCCAAACTCTTCTCGCGATTCCCGCTTACGCTTACCTTCACCATGATCTGCTCGGGGATCGGGGCTCGCTTGTAGGTAAACTCCCTTATTTCCACACATCGTCCCGAAGGCTTGGGATCCACCTTACGGGTTCCACGGCGATGAGGCGCCGCGTACTTC
The Deinococcus sp. KNUC1210 genome window above contains:
- a CDS encoding MerR family transcriptional regulator — encoded protein: MRGRLFISRFAVLTGLSPKTLRYYDEIDLLCPAEVDDLTSYRSYSVAQIDRAVRIRRWRELGLPLDEIRMLLDQPDRQAEVLVRHEKRLRAEIEDRQSSLLTLRTYLTEEPMKYRTEHLPARQTLSIRTRLQPPHYEVIPDALQEVTMYAKARGYQMQRPSFFVHDNHDTGEGSLVEVCVPVVGDVEGDGRIEVRTFEGGMAFIGRFVGAYDKTGTAYAVVVDEAVRRDLRLTGVTAEFYVKSVPDTPNPEAYETDIAFFLEAVDTSQ